The Candidatus Poribacteria bacterium genome has a window encoding:
- a CDS encoding thermonuclease family protein yields the protein MFLKVVGTRRRAVDAKHGMPRAILRKITLAFLLCLLFAACETSDVLLPESSAPIYYGTIDNIDDVYDGDTIQDVAILIYPFHSPTPGMSEAQLTLWPGIERRVDGIYSITNIRIAGVDTPEKRPIRGDRTEISIQREKERAEAATDFLKQLLLDNSKDDGTLGFVIQNPALDKYAGRIIADVICFKDGVSTDVAEALIEAGHAVIYDGGTKTHDWGAE from the coding sequence GTGTTTTTAAAAGTGGTGGGCACGCGCCGCCGTGCCGTTGACGCAAAGCATGGTATGCCTCGCGCAATTCTCAGAAAAATAACCTTGGCGTTCCTATTGTGCCTGTTGTTTGCCGCGTGTGAGACTTCTGATGTGCTGCTCCCCGAAAGCAGCGCACCGATTTATTATGGAACGATTGATAATATCGACGATGTCTACGATGGCGACACAATCCAAGATGTAGCGATCTTAATCTATCCGTTTCATTCACCAACGCCGGGCATGAGCGAGGCGCAATTAACCCTCTGGCCCGGTATTGAACGTCGTGTTGACGGCATTTATAGCATCACAAACATCAGAATAGCGGGGGTAGATACGCCTGAAAAGCGTCCGATCCGCGGCGACCGCACCGAAATCTCAATTCAACGGGAAAAAGAACGTGCTGAAGCCGCAACGGACTTTCTTAAACAATTGCTCCTTGACAACAGTAAAGATGACGGCACGCTCGGATTCGTGATCCAGAATCCAGCGCTGGATAAATATGCAGGTCGCATCATCGCGGATGTGATATGTTTCAAAGATGGTGTATCTACTGATGTCGCTGAGGCGTTGATAGAAGCAGGACACGCCGTTATCTATGACGGCGGCACAAAAACGCACGATTGGGGTGCTGAATGA
- a CDS encoding iron-containing alcohol dehydrogenase, with the protein MATTLTLPPIIITGAGASENVGEQAKRLGATNALVVTDPGIAKIGYADQIAQNLHAAGISSTCFSDVTPDPTLQNVQDGLKQYDDEACDIIVSIGGGSAIDCGKGIAMKLTNDGDFADYMGVDKIPNPGAPLIAIPTTGGTGSEVSKVTVITDAVRNVKMMLSSACLLAHVALVDPLLSLTTPPHLTAAVGVDALTHAIEAYISKRAQPITDALALKAIEMISGSLRQAWADGENIPARTDMMIGASIAGMAFSNSSVALVHGMSRPIGAYFHVHHGLSNSVLLRDVMAFSVVGVPDRFADIARAMGEPLDGLSPMHQADAAVSAVERLVTDIQMPRLGEIDKIDREKFEDVIEQMAADAIASGSPANNPRQATAEEIVALYRQCF; encoded by the coding sequence TTGGCTACCACACTAACACTCCCACCCATAATAATTACAGGCGCAGGCGCGTCCGAGAATGTCGGTGAACAGGCGAAACGGCTCGGTGCAACGAACGCACTCGTCGTGACCGATCCGGGTATCGCTAAAATCGGATACGCCGACCAGATTGCCCAAAATTTACACGCTGCTGGCATAAGCAGCACCTGCTTCTCTGATGTCACACCCGATCCGACTTTACAGAACGTGCAGGATGGGCTAAAACAGTACGATGACGAAGCATGTGATATTATTGTGAGTATCGGCGGTGGCAGCGCAATTGACTGCGGAAAAGGCATCGCCATGAAACTAACCAATGATGGCGATTTTGCTGATTATATGGGTGTGGATAAAATCCCGAATCCCGGCGCACCCCTTATTGCGATACCGACAACGGGCGGCACTGGAAGTGAAGTCTCCAAGGTTACCGTTATTACGGATGCTGTGCGGAATGTGAAGATGATGCTCAGCAGCGCTTGTCTACTTGCACACGTCGCACTTGTGGACCCGCTGTTGTCTCTGACAACACCACCGCACTTGACGGCAGCAGTCGGTGTTGACGCGTTGACGCATGCAATAGAGGCATACATCTCCAAACGCGCGCAACCGATCACCGACGCACTTGCATTGAAGGCGATTGAGATGATTTCGGGGTCGCTGCGGCAGGCGTGGGCAGACGGCGAAAATATCCCCGCACGCACGGATATGATGATCGGTGCGTCTATCGCAGGGATGGCGTTCAGCAATTCCTCTGTCGCGCTGGTCCACGGCATGTCGCGTCCAATTGGTGCGTATTTCCACGTTCATCATGGACTCTCGAATTCGGTGTTGTTACGCGATGTGATGGCATTTAGCGTCGTCGGGGTGCCCGACCGCTTTGCCGATATTGCACGTGCGATGGGTGAACCACTTGATGGATTATCCCCGATGCATCAGGCAGACGCAGCGGTTTCTGCCGTTGAACGACTCGTCACCGATATTCAGATGCCGCGACTCGGCGAAATCGATAAAATTGACAGAGAGAAATTTGAGGACGTGATTGAACAGATGGCAGCCGATGCCATTGCCAGTGGAAGCCCTGCCAACAATCCACGGCAAGCGACTGCTGAAGAGATCGTTGCGTTGTATCGTCAGTGTTTTTAA
- a CDS encoding type II toxin-antitoxin system HicB family antitoxin — translation MKTYSFQVVLEKDKWPDEPDENAVWRAYIPALEHQGASSWGYTQKETLKNLQDAVDLLIESFLAHEKELPSGLSAQTQISDLPLIRSPSS, via the coding sequence GTGAAAACATACTCATTTCAAGTCGTCTTAGAAAAAGACAAGTGGCCCGATGAGCCAGATGAAAACGCTGTCTGGCGAGCCTATATTCCCGCTTTAGAGCATCAAGGAGCTTCGAGTTGGGGGTATACGCAAAAAGAGACTTTAAAGAATCTGCAAGACGCTGTTGATTTGCTCATTGAATCATTTTTGGCACATGAAAAAGAACTACCTTCTGGTCTTTCTGCACAAACTCAGATCAGCGATTTGCCCTTAATCCGTTCTCCCTCCAGTTGA
- a CDS encoding type II toxin-antitoxin system HicA family toxin: protein MPRKIRQLISDLRKAGFVNTGGKGSHRNFKHPKGPRVTISGKLGDDAKPFQEKLIKKGIEESQR, encoded by the coding sequence ATGCCCAGAAAAATACGACAACTCATCTCGGATTTGAGAAAAGCCGGTTTTGTAAACACAGGTGGGAAAGGAAGCCATCGGAATTTCAAGCATCCTAAAGGTCCACGAGTTACGATTTCTGGAAAACTCGGCGATGATGCCAAGCCTTTTCAAGAAAAATTAATAAAAAAAGGAATTGAGGAGTCTCAAAGATGA
- the purH gene encoding bifunctional phosphoribosylaminoimidazolecarboxamide formyltransferase/IMP cyclohydrolase, whose translation MKKIARALISVYDKTNLLEIATALAQHGVEILSTGGTAQHLRDAGIDIVDVSDYTGFPEMMDGRVKTLHPKIHGGLLAERDNAEHNAQAEAHDIGSIDIVICNLYPFEATVAKPDVTLPEAIENIDIGGPTMIRAAAKNYRHVAALTDPSQYPQIIADLDANDGCLSEARRFELAKAAFAHTAHYDTAIAAYLTNNDSPLITGVNKAEDSETDAFADNLTLHFKKERTLRYGENPHQRAAFYRTETTPGPSAAWASQLSGQPLSFNNLLDLDAALEIVKDFATPACAIIKHNNPCGLATAGNLQEAFTNALECDRTSAFGSIVGLNRKVTIQTANTIREAAQAGVKIDAIIAPSYTEKALRALSRVKRRPILEVGSLSTSDPVLQIRNITGGILVQDPDVHDMEAAALQVATKRPPTDEEINSLLFAWKACKHVKSNCILLANDTQSVGIGAGQMSRVDAAIIAIRKAGEKAKGAVLASDAYFPFPDGVEIAGEAGISAIIQPGGSVNDEPVIETADAYGMAMVLTSIRHFRH comes from the coding sequence ATGAAAAAGATAGCGCGCGCTTTGATCAGCGTCTACGACAAAACGAACCTTTTAGAAATAGCAACTGCCCTTGCACAACATGGTGTGGAAATCCTCTCCACCGGCGGCACGGCACAACACCTTCGGGACGCAGGGATTGACATCGTTGATGTTTCCGATTACACCGGCTTTCCTGAAATGATGGATGGTCGGGTCAAAACCCTCCATCCCAAAATCCATGGCGGCCTCCTCGCTGAACGAGATAATGCCGAACACAACGCACAAGCGGAAGCACACGATATCGGTTCCATTGACATAGTGATATGCAACCTATATCCGTTTGAAGCAACTGTCGCCAAGCCAGATGTAACACTTCCCGAAGCGATTGAGAATATTGACATCGGCGGTCCGACGATGATTCGTGCGGCGGCAAAAAATTATCGACACGTCGCTGCCCTCACGGATCCGAGCCAATACCCACAAATTATTGCCGACTTAGATGCCAATGACGGCTGCCTCTCGGAAGCACGGCGATTTGAATTGGCAAAAGCAGCGTTTGCACATACCGCTCACTACGACACTGCAATTGCTGCCTATCTTACCAATAATGATTCCCCTCTGATAACGGGGGTTAATAAAGCAGAGGATTCCGAAACAGACGCATTCGCGGATAACCTAACCCTCCATTTCAAGAAGGAACGTACACTCCGTTATGGCGAAAACCCACATCAGCGCGCCGCTTTCTACAGAACTGAAACCACACCAGGACCGTCCGCTGCATGGGCGAGTCAACTCAGTGGGCAACCGCTCTCCTTCAATAATCTCCTTGATTTAGACGCCGCTTTGGAAATTGTCAAGGACTTTGCAACGCCCGCGTGTGCCATCATCAAACATAACAATCCGTGTGGACTCGCGACGGCTGGCAATTTACAAGAAGCCTTCACAAATGCATTGGAATGTGATCGGACCTCTGCCTTCGGTTCGATTGTCGGGTTAAACCGCAAAGTGACAATCCAGACAGCGAACACGATCCGCGAAGCTGCACAAGCAGGCGTGAAAATTGATGCAATTATCGCACCGAGTTATACCGAGAAGGCATTGCGTGCGTTGTCACGTGTCAAACGCCGTCCTATCCTTGAAGTTGGGTCGTTGTCAACCTCCGACCCTGTTTTGCAGATTCGCAACATTACCGGCGGTATACTCGTCCAAGACCCGGATGTTCACGACATGGAAGCAGCAGCACTACAGGTTGCCACCAAACGTCCGCCTACAGACGAGGAGATAAACTCTCTACTGTTCGCCTGGAAAGCCTGCAAACATGTCAAATCCAACTGCATTTTGTTGGCAAACGACACGCAGAGCGTCGGTATCGGTGCGGGGCAGATGAGCCGCGTGGATGCCGCCATCATCGCTATTCGGAAAGCAGGCGAAAAAGCAAAAGGTGCCGTGTTAGCCTCGGATGCCTACTTCCCATTTCCAGATGGTGTCGAAATTGCCGGTGAGGCGGGCATCAGTGCGATTATCCAACCCGGTGGTTCCGTCAACGACGAGCCTGTGATTGAGACTGCTGACGCTTACGGCATGGCGATGGTTCTAACAAGCATCCGACATTTCCGGCATTAA
- a CDS encoding type II toxin-antitoxin system RelE/ParE family toxin — MYTLRHSRRARTDIQRLDPAVAQRIRNKLRWLCENCDNRQHKALKGEHKGKFTLKINDYRALYTFDRQTRVLTVHEVGHRSRVY, encoded by the coding sequence GTGTATACATTGCGGCACTCACGACGTGCCCGAACAGATATACAGCGTTTAGATCCAGCGGTGGCCCAGCGGATCCGCAATAAATTAAGATGGCTCTGTGAGAATTGCGACAATCGGCAGCATAAAGCACTGAAGGGTGAACACAAAGGAAAATTTACTTTGAAAATAAACGACTACCGTGCTCTCTATACTTTTGATAGGCAGACAAGAGTGTTGACTGTCCATGAAGTCGGACACCGGAGCAGGGTCTATTAA
- a CDS encoding alanine--glyoxylate aminotransferase family protein, whose protein sequence is MKKKWLFTPGPTPIPPEALLAMAQPIDYHRSEDTVALIKDVLEKLKHVFQTENDVLFLTSSGTGGMEGAVANLLSRGDKVIVIRSGKFGERWGDICTAFGVEIIPIDVTYGNSVDPQAVETLLVEHPDVKAVYATLCETSTGVLHDIEALARLTRVRPTLLIVDAVSGLGADDLQMDNWGVDVVVSCAQKGLMTPPGLSIVALNQRAWEAVERSDLPKYYFDFRKAYETGLQGSVPYTPAVTLLTALQCALNRICEEGIRRTIARHSRLAAATRSAVKALGLSLFAVSPANTVTSIRLPEAVDGKAFINLMLGEYGITYAGGQSQLSGKIVRIAHLGWMNENDVIVAISAFERGLVEIGCDIPLGAGVTAAQEVFRVLKY, encoded by the coding sequence ATGAAAAAGAAATGGCTTTTTACCCCCGGCCCCACGCCGATTCCGCCCGAAGCATTGTTGGCGATGGCGCAACCGATTGATTACCACCGCAGCGAAGATACTGTCGCATTAATTAAAGACGTTCTCGAAAAACTCAAACATGTTTTCCAAACCGAGAACGATGTCCTCTTCTTAACATCATCTGGTACCGGTGGTATGGAAGGTGCAGTTGCGAATCTACTGTCTCGTGGAGACAAAGTGATTGTGATCCGGAGTGGTAAATTCGGGGAACGCTGGGGCGACATCTGCACCGCCTTCGGGGTTGAAATTATACCGATTGACGTAACGTATGGAAATTCTGTTGACCCGCAGGCAGTAGAAACGCTTTTAGTTGAACATCCTGATGTAAAAGCGGTTTACGCAACACTTTGTGAGACCTCGACGGGTGTTCTACACGACATTGAGGCACTCGCACGCCTGACCCGAGTGCGCCCAACACTCTTGATTGTTGATGCTGTCAGCGGACTCGGTGCTGACGATTTACAGATGGACAATTGGGGTGTGGATGTCGTTGTTTCTTGTGCGCAAAAAGGGTTAATGACCCCACCCGGGCTATCGATCGTAGCACTCAATCAGCGTGCCTGGGAGGCAGTTGAACGTTCTGACCTCCCGAAATATTATTTTGACTTCCGTAAGGCTTATGAGACCGGCTTACAGGGTTCTGTCCCCTATACACCGGCAGTGACACTGCTGACGGCACTGCAATGTGCGCTAAATCGCATCTGTGAAGAGGGTATCCGTAGGACGATTGCGCGTCACAGCCGCTTAGCTGCTGCGACCCGAAGTGCAGTTAAGGCGTTAGGGCTTTCCCTGTTTGCGGTATCGCCAGCGAATACTGTAACATCAATCCGGTTACCAGAAGCAGTTGATGGGAAGGCTTTCATCAATCTGATGCTCGGGGAATACGGTATCACCTATGCTGGTGGTCAGAGCCAGTTAAGTGGAAAAATCGTCCGAATTGCACACCTCGGTTGGATGAATGAAAACGACGTTATCGTCGCTATTTCTGCGTTTGAGCGCGGATTAGTGGAAATCGGTTGTGATATTCCGCTCGGTGCCGGAGTTACCGCTGCACAAGAGGTTTTTCGTGTTCTTAAATATTAG
- a CDS encoding Gfo/Idh/MocA family oxidoreductase: protein MSTDQRLRVAIYGCGNFAKRTRIPNLLQTDAVDIVAVCDSNLQAAQEIATDFKVPHVYHTENDGAYKMLDAEAIDVLYSIVPAYVRTDVEVSAVKKGIHLFSEKPQAITMQVARRIDDAVQQAGVISTVGFRERYRPLFQEARQFLVDKQIVHVRFQSFGGLPPSTDGGAKTWWAEMDKSGGRALDWGVHATDYSRFMTGLDVARAQAFYCERSAYATALSSSFNYCFDNGATMTLSFVSAGSSPRNEPWFTVFYEDGCLEIYQYDRIEVNGKILYQADEFDPWLEQDKTFIRAILTDDASILCSDYHDGLFSLAPVLAGWKSARRNGECIDVASFMNDV, encoded by the coding sequence GTGTCAACAGATCAACGCCTCCGGGTCGCTATCTACGGCTGCGGCAATTTTGCGAAACGGACGCGCATTCCAAACCTATTACAGACAGATGCGGTCGATATTGTCGCTGTATGTGATAGCAATTTACAAGCAGCGCAGGAAATCGCCACCGACTTTAAGGTGCCACACGTCTATCACACCGAAAATGATGGCGCGTATAAGATGCTTGACGCTGAAGCCATTGACGTGTTATACTCTATCGTGCCAGCGTACGTACGAACCGATGTCGAAGTGAGCGCAGTGAAAAAGGGTATCCATCTCTTCAGTGAGAAACCACAAGCGATCACGATGCAAGTCGCACGCCGAATAGATGACGCTGTGCAGCAGGCGGGCGTTATCAGTACCGTCGGATTTCGTGAAAGGTATCGTCCTCTCTTTCAAGAGGCACGTCAATTCTTGGTGGACAAACAGATTGTGCATGTCCGTTTCCAGAGTTTCGGTGGATTACCGCCTTCAACGGATGGTGGTGCTAAAACGTGGTGGGCGGAGATGGACAAATCCGGTGGTCGTGCCCTCGATTGGGGAGTCCATGCAACGGATTATAGCCGGTTTATGACGGGTTTGGATGTCGCACGGGCGCAAGCCTTCTATTGTGAACGTTCTGCTTATGCAACCGCTTTGTCGTCAAGTTTCAATTACTGTTTTGACAATGGTGCTACGATGACGCTGAGTTTCGTCTCAGCTGGTTCCAGTCCGAGAAACGAACCGTGGTTTACGGTTTTCTATGAAGACGGATGCCTTGAAATTTACCAATACGATAGGATTGAGGTCAATGGTAAAATCCTTTATCAAGCCGACGAATTCGACCCGTGGTTGGAACAGGATAAAACCTTTATCCGCGCTATATTGACCGACGATGCAAGCATTTTATGCAGCGATTACCACGATGGTCTGTTCTCTTTGGCACCTGTTTTGGCTGGCTGGAAATCCGCCCGTCGTAACGGGGAATGTATTGATGTCGCGTCGTTTATGAATGACGTATAA
- a CDS encoding dockerin type I domain-containing protein: protein MKPTRFLILTILFVLLLFHANVSAQDYTEWNLPEGAKARLGKGTITGNIQYSPDGSLLAVSSSIGVWLYDADTHQEINLLVGHTAQISAVAFSPNGNTLAAGSTDGTIQLWNPRTGEQKASPRGHNRGRITSLAFSPLSQIDLLASGSSDKTIRLWGASTGNYITTLMGHPGSVTSVAFSPDGLMLASGGGHEDNTIRLWNANDNFRNFRLTVTTLAGHEYGVTSVAFSPDGRMLVSGSTDNTIRLWDPHTREHKATLSEHTQDVTSVAFSPDGQTLASVGRDETVRLWDPVTETLKTTFTGHTGWDASVAFSPDGRTLASAGDDQMIQFWDYVAFQHKSTITGHTFPVNEIAFAPDGQTFASAGDGKAIRLWDTDTGQLQDTLTEHGGRVFSVAFSPDSQTLASGGGWGDNAIRLWDVHAGQPKVPITSHKHGVESIMFSPDGSTMASGSWDSTVRLWDADTSEHKATLRAGATVFTVAFSPDSRTLASGGRDNAIHLWDVERGEHLTSLEEHTRLVDAVAFSPDGGTLASGSWDNTVRLWNIQTGQSYVTLMGHTSRVKSIVFFPDGKTLASGSWDDTIRLWDTQTGQLQATLTGHTAGVNTLALSRYGGTLASGGDDGTILLWEFTPIEPKIIVDVNSDGVVNIQDLVLVASHLGETGLSPGDVNGDGVVNIQDLVLVASHFGDS from the coding sequence ATGAAACCGACACGTTTTCTGATTTTGACGATACTTTTTGTTTTACTATTGTTTCACGCGAATGTCTCTGCCCAAGATTATACCGAGTGGAATTTACCCGAGGGTGCCAAAGCACGCCTCGGTAAAGGCACAATAACCGGAAATATCCAGTATTCTCCAGATGGTAGTCTACTGGCGGTTTCGAGTTCCATTGGTGTCTGGCTTTACGATGCGGACACCCATCAAGAAATTAACTTGCTTGTCGGCCATACAGCGCAGATCTCAGCCGTCGCATTTTCTCCGAATGGAAATACACTGGCTGCTGGCAGTACGGACGGAACGATCCAGTTGTGGAACCCGCGTACCGGCGAACAGAAAGCGTCTCCGAGAGGACACAATCGCGGTCGTATTACTTCGCTCGCGTTTTCGCCTTTGTCGCAGATCGACTTACTTGCAAGTGGTAGTTCAGACAAAACAATTCGATTGTGGGGCGCGAGTACAGGCAACTACATAACGACTTTAATGGGACATCCGGGATCCGTCACTTCTGTTGCGTTCAGTCCAGACGGACTAATGCTTGCCAGTGGTGGTGGGCACGAAGACAATACAATTCGATTGTGGAATGCAAACGATAATTTCCGTAATTTCCGTCTCACTGTCACCACCCTTGCAGGGCATGAATATGGCGTTACGTCCGTTGCGTTCAGTCCAGATGGACGGATGCTTGTCAGTGGAAGTACGGATAATACAATTCGATTGTGGGATCCACATACCAGGGAACACAAGGCGACCCTCAGTGAACACACACAGGATGTCACTTCCGTTGCGTTTTCTCCGGATGGGCAAACACTCGCGAGTGTGGGCAGGGACGAAACCGTTCGGTTATGGGATCCTGTCACTGAAACGCTCAAGACAACTTTCACTGGACATACCGGTTGGGATGCCTCTGTTGCGTTCAGTCCAGATGGACGAACCCTTGCCAGTGCAGGTGATGACCAGATGATCCAATTTTGGGATTATGTCGCCTTCCAACACAAGTCTACTATCACCGGTCATACTTTTCCAGTTAATGAGATTGCGTTCGCGCCCGATGGACAGACTTTCGCGAGTGCCGGCGATGGTAAAGCGATTCGTTTGTGGGACACCGACACAGGGCAGCTTCAGGATACACTCACTGAACATGGTGGACGTGTCTTTTCCGTTGCATTTAGTCCAGATAGCCAAACGCTCGCCAGCGGCGGTGGGTGGGGGGATAACGCAATTCGGTTATGGGATGTCCACGCCGGGCAACCCAAAGTACCTATCACAAGCCATAAACATGGTGTGGAGTCCATCATGTTTAGTCCAGACGGTAGCACAATGGCAAGTGGCAGTTGGGACAGCACAGTTCGATTGTGGGATGCCGATACAAGTGAACACAAAGCAACGCTCAGAGCCGGTGCCACTGTCTTTACTGTAGCATTCAGCCCAGATAGTCGGACGCTTGCCAGCGGAGGGCGGGACAATGCAATTCACTTATGGGATGTAGAGAGAGGAGAACACCTAACATCTTTGGAAGAACACACACGTCTTGTTGATGCGGTGGCGTTTAGTCCTGATGGTGGTACCCTTGCCAGCGGTAGTTGGGATAACACAGTTCGATTGTGGAATATACAGACAGGACAATCCTACGTTACGCTCATGGGACATACGTCTCGTGTCAAATCTATTGTGTTCTTTCCTGATGGGAAAACGCTTGCCAGTGGCAGTTGGGATGATACAATTCGGTTGTGGGATACACAAACAGGACAGCTTCAAGCAACACTCACAGGGCATACTGCTGGTGTTAACACGCTCGCACTCTCTCGCTATGGTGGCACCCTTGCAAGCGGAGGTGATGATGGCACGATTCTCTTATGGGAGTTTACGCCTATTGAACCGAAGATAATAGTGGATGTGAACAGTGATGGTGTTGTGAATATCCAAGACTTGGTACTCGTCGCATCCCATCTCGGTGAGACCGGGCTGAGTCCTGGAGACGTAAACGGTGATGGTGTTGTGAATATCCAAGACTTAGTACTCGTCGCATCCCATTTCGGAGACAGTTAG
- a CDS encoding MBL fold metallo-hydrolase: protein MENIFFRWWGCGAFDACFGDINIAFDPYLFNQNLADVQPIYDYIFISHEHFDHCHPETLRKLCRGKHFKKLFVNPGCMTPAQPIAEKYGDAAFERDLPITKHVPADKVQILYPKHLNERQGVSRNFQGSDTLSLGDIQVETIESGENQTPNLPTNGYLITHTKKNVSILHIGDLHEPYPALANLHGKVDFLIHMKLGIGGGLAPRLIELLELIQPHYMIPTHYRTDRKSDPIPEGHWPPNVTDEMAFIESMRAIIGNRTQLLPFTAGVEYEVEMPQKQVIWKWEWFNTWDVPPWRG, encoded by the coding sequence ATGGAAAATATATTTTTCAGGTGGTGGGGATGTGGCGCATTTGATGCCTGCTTTGGCGACATCAATATCGCCTTTGATCCCTATCTCTTCAATCAGAACTTAGCGGATGTCCAACCGATATACGACTATATCTTTATTTCCCATGAGCATTTCGATCACTGCCACCCCGAAACCTTGCGAAAGTTATGTCGCGGCAAGCACTTTAAAAAACTGTTCGTCAACCCCGGATGCATGACACCCGCACAACCCATCGCCGAGAAATATGGGGATGCCGCATTTGAACGCGACCTGCCAATCACTAAACACGTTCCCGCTGATAAAGTACAAATTCTCTACCCGAAACATCTCAACGAGAGACAGGGCGTATCGCGCAATTTTCAAGGATCAGACACGCTCAGCCTCGGCGATATTCAAGTTGAAACAATCGAAAGTGGCGAAAATCAGACCCCAAATCTACCGACAAACGGGTATCTCATAACACACACAAAAAAGAATGTCTCGATCTTACACATTGGTGATTTACACGAACCCTATCCGGCATTGGCAAACCTCCACGGCAAGGTGGATTTCCTGATTCACATGAAACTCGGCATCGGTGGTGGGCTTGCACCTCGACTCATCGAATTATTGGAACTGATTCAACCTCACTACATGATACCGACGCACTATCGAACCGACCGAAAATCCGACCCTATTCCAGAGGGACATTGGCCCCCAAACGTCACCGATGAAATGGCGTTCATTGAATCGATGCGTGCCATTATTGGCAATAGAACACAACTCCTCCCCTTTACCGCAGGCGTGGAATACGAAGTAGAGATGCCGCAAAAACAGGTCATCTGGAAATGGGAGTGGTTCAATACTTGGGACGTTCCGCCGTGGCGAGGATAA